The stretch of DNA GGTCGCTCATGGTCTCTCCTGGCTGCCGGAAGCTCCCTGCAAGGATCAGGCAACAGCCTGCTTCTTCATTCCTTTCAGCTCCGTGCGCAGCATCCACAGTTTGTAGACTGCCGGGTACACGAGCAATTCCAGCAGGAATGATGTGAAAAGACCACCAATCATGGGCGCGGCTATACGCTTCATCACGTCGGCGCCCGCCGAGGTAGCCCACATGATGGGCAGGAGGCCCATGAAGGTGGCGGCCACGGTCATCATCTTGGGCCGCGCCCGCTTGACGGCGCCGTGCATGAGGGCCACGTCCAGCTCGGCGTGGGTGGTCAAGCGGCCTTCGCGCCGCGCCTCATCGCAGGCCAGGTCCAGGAAGAGCAGCATGAAGACGCCGGTCTCGGCGTCCAGGCCCAGCAGGGCGATCATGCCCACCCAGGCGGCGATGGAGACGTTGTAGTCCAGCCAATAGAAGAGCCAGATCGCCCCGATGGCCGAGAAAGGCACGGCCAGCATGACGAGCAGGGTCTTGAAGCCCGAGCGCGTGTTCAAGTAGAGCAGGAGCAGGATGAGGCAGAGGGTGATGGGAATGATGAGCCGCAGGTGCTCGCCCACCCGCTGCATGTTCTCGTACTGTCCGCTCCACTGCAGGCTGGTGCCCGCCGGCAACTTCAGCCCGGCAACCACCTTGGTCTTGGCCTCGTCGACATAGCCGCCCACGTCCCGGCCCGCGATGTCCACGTAGACGTAGCCCGAGAGGAAGCCGTTCTCGTTGCGCAGCATCGACGGCCCGCTGGCGATGAGCAGATCGGCCAACTGCCCCAGCGGCACCTGTGTGCCGGAAGGCGTGGGCACCAGCACGCGGGCCATCTGGTCCAGGTCGCTGCGCAGCTCGCGCGGATAGCGCAGGTTGACGGAGAAGCGCTGTCGGCCGTCGATGACCGTGCTGACCTCGTCGCCGCCGATGGCGCTGCCGACCACCATCTGCACATCCTCGATGGTCAGGCCGTGGCGCGCCAGTTGGTCGCGGCGCGGCACGATGTCGAGAAAGTAGCCGCTGCTGGCGCGCTCGGCATAGACGCTGCGTGTGCCTGGAACCTCGCGGATGAGCTGCTCGATCTCCCGCCCCACGCGCTCGATCTCCGCTGGATCGGAGCCGAAAATCTTGATCCCCACCGGCGTGCGCACGCCGGTGGTCAGCATGTCGGTGCGCGCCTTGATGGGCATGGTCCAGGCATTGGTGACGCCCGGCGTCCTCAGGGAGTCGTTCAGCTGATCGACAAGCTCGTCCCAGGACAAGTGGTCCGGCCAGATCGGGCGCAGCAGCGGCTTGAGACGCTCGGGCCACCAGGACGAATACCAGCGTTCCTTTGCCCGCCACTCGCTGGGCGGCTTCAACACCACCGTCGTCTCCATCATCGACAAGGGCGCCGGGTCCGTCGCCGTGTCCGCCCGTCCGGCCTTGCCGAAGACGCGCTCCACCTCGGGGAAGGACTTGATGATCTGATCCTGGGTCTGCAGCAGGTCCTGCGCCTGGCTGACGGAGATGCCCGGCAGCGTCGTGGGCATGTAGAGGATCGTGCCTTCGTTCAAGGGCGGCATGAATTCGGTGCCAAGCTTGAAGTAGACCGGCAGGCTGAGCGCCACCAGCGCCAGGGCCGCCAGCACGGTCTTCCAGGGATGCTCGAGCACAACCCGGCAGGCGGGCTCGTAGACCCGGAAGATGGCGCGGCTGATGGGATGGCGCTCCTCGGAGTGGTAGGTGCCCACGGCCAGGCTACTGGCAAGGCCGGCCAGCCAGCGCGGCTTGAAGCGGAAGGGCTCTTCGCGGGCAAAGAGCATGCGCAGGGCGGGGTCCAATGTGATGGCCAACAACGCGGCCATGGCCATCGCCAGGGTCTTGGACAAGGCCAGGGGCTTGAAGAGCCGACCCTCCTGGTCGACCAGGGCGAAGATGGGCAGGAAGGCCACGGCGATCACGAGCAAGGAGAAGAAGACCGAGGGACCCACTTCGACCAGGGCCGCCAACCGCACCTGGTGGAAGTCGCCTTGGCGGCCCCCCACCTGCCAGTGGTGGATCTTGTTGTAGGCGTTCTCCACTTCAACGATGGCTCCGTCCACCAACACGCCGATGGAAATGGCGATGCCCGCCAGCGACATGATGTTGACGGAGATGCCCATCAGGTAGAGGGGGATGAAGGACAAGAGCACCGAGATGGGGATGGTGATGATGGGCACCACGGCCGAGGGGAAGTGCCAGAGGAAGAGCAGGATCACCAGCGAGACGATCAGTATCTCGACGACGAGCTCGTGCTTGAGCGTGTCCAGCGCCCGCTCGATCAGGTCCGCGCGGTCGTAGGTCGTGACCACCTCGACGCCGGCGGGCAGCGAGGGCCTCAGGCTCTCCAACCGTGCCTTGACCGCATTGATGACGTTCAGGGCATTCTCACCGTGACGCATGACGATAATGCCGCCCACGGCGTCTCCCAGCCCATCCAGGTCTGCCACGCCACGCCGCATGTCCGGCCCCAAGGCAATGCGCGCCACGTCCTTCAGCAGGACGGGCACGCCATCGACCGCCGACACCACGATGCGCTCGAAATCCGTCAACGTTTGGGCATAACCGTGTACTCGCACCATGTACTCGGTGCCGCTCCACTCCACCAGCCGGCCACCGGATTCGTTGTTGGACCGGCGGATGGCGCCGGCTATCTGGTCCAATGAAAGGTTGTGCGCCGCCAAGCGGTTGGGATCCACGGTGATCTGCACTTGCCGCTTGATGCCCCCGATCGAAGCGACTTCGGACACGCCCGGCACCGACTGCAGCGCGTAACGCAGATTCCAGTCCTGGAAGGCGCGCAGGTCGTCCAGCGAGTGCGTGCCCGAACGATCCACCAGCGCGTACTGGTAGACCCAGCCCACCCCCGTGGCGTCCGGCCCCAGCTCCGTTCGGACCCCTTGGGGCAGATCCGCCTGGATCTTCGACAGGTACTCCAGCACCCGCGAGCGGGCCCAGTAGATGTCCGTGCCGTCCTGGAACACGACGTAGATGTAGGAGAAGCCGAAATCCGAGTAGCCGCGGATGGCCTTCACGCGCGGCGCGCCGAGCAGGGCGCTGACGATGGGATAGGTCACCTGGTCTTCGATGAGGTCCGGGGAGCGGTCCCATTTGGAGTAGATGATGACCTGGGTATCCGAGAGGTCGGGCAGTGCGTCCAGCCGGATCTTGCCCAGTACGCGAAAGGCCACGGCACAAAGGGCAAGCACTGCCAGAATGACCAGCAGGCGATGTTGCGCCGAGAAGGTGATGATGCGCCGGATCATCGATGAACCTCACATGATGGAGACAGTGACTGCGGATCGATGATGCGCCGGATCATGGATGGACCTCTCGTGATGGTGTCAGGGAGTGCGGGTCTCGGCCAGAGCGCCGCGGATGCGGGCCTCGGAGTCCAGCAGGAAGGTGCCGCGACTGGCCACGCGTTCGCCCTCCTTAAGCCCGGAGACGACCAGAGCCTGGTCGCCATCGCGCAGGCCCACGCGGATCATTCGTGGCGTGAAGGTGCCCGGGTTGGACTCTACGTAGACGATCTGTCGCAGGCCGCTGTCCAGGATGGCGGAGGCCGGAATCAGAAGGCCTGGCTGGGTGTCGGTTTCCAGGGCCACGTCCACGTACATGCCCGGCTTCAGCGTCAGGCC from bacterium encodes:
- a CDS encoding CusA/CzcA family heavy metal efflux RND transporter; this translates as MIRRIITFSAQHRLLVILAVLALCAVAFRVLGKIRLDALPDLSDTQVIIYSKWDRSPDLIEDQVTYPIVSALLGAPRVKAIRGYSDFGFSYIYVVFQDGTDIYWARSRVLEYLSKIQADLPQGVRTELGPDATGVGWVYQYALVDRSGTHSLDDLRAFQDWNLRYALQSVPGVSEVASIGGIKRQVQITVDPNRLAAHNLSLDQIAGAIRRSNNESGGRLVEWSGTEYMVRVHGYAQTLTDFERIVVSAVDGVPVLLKDVARIALGPDMRRGVADLDGLGDAVGGIIVMRHGENALNVINAVKARLESLRPSLPAGVEVVTTYDRADLIERALDTLKHELVVEILIVSLVILLFLWHFPSAVVPIITIPISVLLSFIPLYLMGISVNIMSLAGIAISIGVLVDGAIVEVENAYNKIHHWQVGGRQGDFHQVRLAALVEVGPSVFFSLLVIAVAFLPIFALVDQEGRLFKPLALSKTLAMAMAALLAITLDPALRMLFAREEPFRFKPRWLAGLASSLAVGTYHSEERHPISRAIFRVYEPACRVVLEHPWKTVLAALALVALSLPVYFKLGTEFMPPLNEGTILYMPTTLPGISVSQAQDLLQTQDQIIKSFPEVERVFGKAGRADTATDPAPLSMMETTVVLKPPSEWRAKERWYSSWWPERLKPLLRPIWPDHLSWDELVDQLNDSLRTPGVTNAWTMPIKARTDMLTTGVRTPVGIKIFGSDPAEIERVGREIEQLIREVPGTRSVYAERASSGYFLDIVPRRDQLARHGLTIEDVQMVVGSAIGGDEVSTVIDGRQRFSVNLRYPRELRSDLDQMARVLVPTPSGTQVPLGQLADLLIASGPSMLRNENGFLSGYVYVDIAGRDVGGYVDEAKTKVVAGLKLPAGTSLQWSGQYENMQRVGEHLRLIIPITLCLILLLLYLNTRSGFKTLLVMLAVPFSAIGAIWLFYWLDYNVSIAAWVGMIALLGLDAETGVFMLLFLDLACDEARREGRLTTHAELDVALMHGAVKRARPKMMTVAATFMGLLPIMWATSAGADVMKRIAAPMIGGLFTSFLLELLVYPAVYKLWMLRTELKGMKKQAVA